The Panicum hallii strain FIL2 chromosome 5, PHallii_v3.1, whole genome shotgun sequence genome contains the following window.
CAGCTGAAAGAGCATTTAATTCATCAGAAAACAGGACAATTGAAATTAGACATCCAACCATACACCAAGTCAGAAATCTACCAACAGGTGATTAATACTTTTTTTCGGATTCTTTATATACTATGACGATCCTACAAAAGAAAAAAGATGCTGGGGTGATCTTCATGACCTTCAATATTATTTTTCCTGACGGGCTCATCCCACACTTCCACCCTCAGTTGGGGTGCGTAATGTTTTGAAACAAAACACTAGCAGTATCCAGCATGAATATCCTGATTATTGGTACAGTGTAGTTTTCGCGCACAATGAAGTATCCTTTGTTAGAACTCAATCGGACCAGAAGTTTAAATGGTACGTAATAAAATTGGTCCCTAATCCTCTAAAAAATCACAAAACAATTGAAAACCTCTGCTTTTCACCACCAAAACTGACAAACTGCTGGTGCAAAAAATGATTTCATTTCTCTCTAGTAAATTTTTTTGACAAATCGAAACCTGGGAGAGAAAAAGATGATTTACCAGGTCCAGAGATCCTCCAATTCGGGAGGGGTGTCGCCGCGTTCTCCTGTTCCTCCTCCTGCTCGTGGCCCGGCGCCCTCTGCTCGTCGAGGAACCTCCGGGTCATGGAGTAGCAGAGCTCGAGCGCGGGCAGCGTCCCGCAGAGCTCGGGGATCTCGCTGTACGCGAACCCAAAGCCCAGGTCGAGGCAGCCCTTGAGGTCCTCCAGGTCGTCCTCCGTGAGGCTCCTCGTCCTGACCACCGCGCCGCCGGTGTTGGAGGACGCCTCGACCATCACGAAGCTGCAGCTCCGGCGCGGCTGCCGCGCCAGCCCTCTGctcgcggtggtggtggtggcagggTCCGCGGTGGAGGCCGGGAGCTGCGGCTGCGAGGAGAAGTAGGCGGTGGAGGAGATCGCCGCCATTTTCTCTGATCGGTTCGGTTGGGGTGATGGCGCCTCAGGTACCCCGGTCGGGTTCGGCGTCTGGCCTATTTATAAACAGAACGCGTATTTCTTCTTGGTAAAAAAAATGGTGTTCGATTAAAAAAATGGTGTTTTTTTGGGGCATCTTTTCAGATTATTTTTTTTGGCTAACTACTGTATATTCATGATTGTATTAGTTGGAGCTAATTTAGTTGTAACAAGAAAATAATCTCCCCAGATGTACTTGTATTTTAGTCATATAGCCTAATTTCTTGTAGGCGCATTTTATTTCTGAAAGAAGGATGTTCATGTTCGTTTTAAAACAGAGCACTCGACGTTCTCTTCACGAAGCTGTCGTTCCTGCACGATTCGACTCAGCTGCCGACGCTTTTCTTTCCCTCGCCCAGTGCGTATCAGCGTCGGTACCATGAATGAAAACTTTTGGATAAGATCGACCCGTCTGCGGCACAATACTGCCTGAAAACTTGTTGATGGTTCAGTAAACTGAAGATGCAGGTTGGCATGGACCATGGACCGGGTTGCTGATGCTGCAGCTCGCGCACACCTAGCACTGTCAGCTCGTATCACccctcgccatcggccatccagTCAGAGCAGCCAAGTCGGAAGAGGGAGCTGGAGAAGCGGCGCCGTGCCCCCGTGGCAGGCCTCATCAACCGCCAGTGACACTCGCGCAGGGTTTATTTTTGTTTTTTGTTATTCATTGAGCTGACCAGGCTTTACCACTCGATTAACCTTGTTCAGAAGGGCGCCGCGCGTGGCGCGAAAGGATTTTACTCCACTTGTGCGCGCGTCGTGCATGGTGCACACAGATGCCTTCGTTCGCGGAGGCCGGACGACAcgccggcggtgggggcgggaGCCGATGTGGCCGGATAAGCGCGGGGACGGGGACGCCCCGGGGGCTTGTggcggaggagcggcgagcGCCGGGGGCGCCCCCTCGCGGCGTGGCGAGGCGCGCGGCCGGCGTCGCCGTGGACTCGCCAGAACCCGGTGCCCCTGGCCCGGCGAGTCCGCGAGTGCATGTGGCGCATGCATGGAGCCCagcggccgcgcgcgccgggGCGGCAGGGAATCCTGGGTTCCTGGCGGCACGAGCGAGTTCCGCTTGGGCAGGCGGCAGTCCCTGGCCACGATTTTGATCCCCTCCCGCCTCGTTGCGGCGACCGCGTAACTGTCCCGGCCAGATCGAGCTGCAGCAACCAAAATGCAACGCCGCCATATGTGTGTCCAGCTTTCGACCTACGTGGCAACGTATACTGATGCTCTATATACATGTTAAAGATGGTCCCTCGACGTCACAAACAAAGGTGCCACCGGAGGAACGGAGACGATGGTTGGTACAGGTTATAAACTCCTCCTTCCAAATATAAATATAATTGGCAGCTCTCCTGCTGGTTCGTCAGAAAAAGAGGCTGATGGAGATCAAACACGTGAACGGCCGCAATCCAACTGTAACAGCAAAGTGCAAACCCTGTTGCAATGTGTACAGTAGGATATGCATGCAATGCGTTTGTGGACAGCAGGCAAAAGCGCAGGCGATCCAAGCATGATTTGTGAAGTCGCAGTCGATCCTGAGAATAATCATGCGAGGTCGCGGGCTACAGTATCTGATCCACATTCCCCAAGGACCGATGGACCACGCAGAACACCGGCTAGCTTTTCCGTGGCCTGCCAATATACCTGAAAGCTACCCCGGCAAttcttttaatttacagaaatggCCGGATAAACTTTTGAAGAAGCCAAATTTGCCGGGTCACCGTCGTGTCCCAGTCCACCGAATTCAAAGACGATGGTGAGTTTTCTACTGGAGACCACCACTACTAGCCCGGGCACCACACAGAGCGTGGTCACACAGAGATTAGAGTCGTTTTCGAACCGAGACGACGACACATACATGTGCCGTGATGTGATTGCTTTTGGACGTCGATTTGTGCATGCCCTTTAATTTGTGTTCACACcagataaatatatataaaacCTCCGGCGTCAGTAAAAGTTGCACCCTGAACACGTAGATGACTAGCATTTATTTCAAACATGGAAGATATGTCGGCACGtaaaaggagaaaaggaaagggcAAACTTAGGGTGCGCGTGGGGCAGTACATGCACGTATCACTTGTGCGCACTAGTACGGAAATACACATTCATCTTCGGTATTAGTCTGGTTTGAGTTTAGATCCGGAACTAATGTAAGTATTAGTCCTGGATCTAAATTTTATGGATGCAAGAGGAATTTTAGTTCCGGTTATTAATACTTAGTCTCAATTGGTATTAATAACCGGGACTACAAATCCTCTATCTTTCCCGGTTGGTAACACCAACCTAAACTTGGTACCCACCAGAACTAAAAACTAAAAGGTTTTTTTAGTTCTAGTTGGGGTTACTAGCTGCTAAAGAGTCGTTCACGGGTTAGTTAAAAAGAAAGACATCTCATCTAGAATTACATGTGCTGTGTAGGTGGGGTAGTTAAGAAGCTACGAGTGAGCCTGATTAATTTTTTTTAGCCTTACATATCCTTTAGTCCCGCATGGCCGCATATGGA
Protein-coding sequences here:
- the LOC112891989 gene encoding uncharacterized protein LOC112891989 isoform X2, giving the protein MAAISSTAYFSSQPQLPASTADPATTTTASRGLARQPRRSCSFVMVEASSNTGGAVVRTRSLTEDDLEDLKGCLDLGFGFAYSEIPELCGTLPALELCYSMTRRFLDEQRAPGHEQEEEQENAATPLPNWRISGPGYSCWILLVFCFKTLRTPTEGGSVG
- the LOC112891989 gene encoding uncharacterized protein LOC112891989 isoform X1, with product MAAISSTAYFSSQPQLPASTADPATTTTASRGLARQPRRSCSFVMVEASSNTGGAVVRTRSLTEDDLEDLKGCLDLGFGFAYSEIPELCGTLPALELCYSMTRRFLDEQRAPGHEQEEEQENAATPLPNWRISGPGDDPEEVKARLKYWAQAVACTVKLCS